TTGGAATCTTCGTTTTGAAATCCGGTCTGAGGGAAAAAAACTTTTAGATAATTGTAAGAGTCTTCTTCTATAACTACTACCGGAAAAAGATCCAATTGGTGTAGCAGTTTGATGTCTGAAAACAATACTCCGGAACTATCCAATATCGTTTCCGCATCCGCAAACAGAAGTGCGAAACTTTCAGGTGAAATCGATTTGAATTCATTTAAAAATAAAATACCATCCCGAGGATCTTGGGTGATTTCAAAAACTCGGGTTAAGATATCTTTTGAGTTCATTGATTCTGAGGGATTAGACCGGATTTTCTCATTTCGTAATCGACTATTTTTGCCTTTAGGTTGGCATGCCGCAGAGGGAAATGGGATTTTTCTTTCAGTCCTAATTTTCCCAAAAGGGAAAATTCACCGCATAATACGGTAAGTTTCCAACCGGGAAATTCATTTTTAAAAACTTTCCCCATTTGAAAGTACATTTCCCGTAAATTATCAATCGGTTTTCCCAATCGGTCTCCGTAAGGAGGATTGGTAACGATATGGCCTTCTTCTCCGAAAGAGTTTTTCAGTTCCAAAACATCTCCTTCTTCGAACTGAATCCAATCCTCGACTCCTGCTTCGTATGCGTTTTGTTTGGCGATGCGGATCGCTTCGGAATCATGATCGAACCCGAAATAACGAAATGCCTTCGGAGGAGGATTCACCGCTTTGGAAAATACGAAATCGGGAAATAATTTGCTAAATACGGAAGACTCTTCCAGGATATAACGATTGATCTCTCCGTTTAATTTTTCCAGAAGTGCGGCTTCAATCAAAACCGTTCCCGATCCGCACATTGGATCGACTAATACTTTTCCCGGTTTCCATTCGGATACCGCGAGCATAGCTTGTGCAATCGTTTCGCGAACGGGAGCAAGTCCCGCTTCGACTCTGTAACCTCTTCTGGAAAGAGATTCGCCTGTAAGAGAAAGTTCTATACTGAACTTATCCAAAAATGACCGTAAAGCAATTGTTATATCGGGAATCTTTTTTTCGATACCGGGAAGGGGGATTTTTTTATCCCTTAAATAATCAAGAATGGCATCTTTGAGTCTATGGGTG
The nucleotide sequence above comes from Leptospira kobayashii. Encoded proteins:
- a CDS encoding THUMP domain-containing class I SAM-dependent RNA methyltransferase, with the protein product MVQEKGNDYEDLYKAAKKLPWEKWIEQDLSFRVDAQTKDKLSNSQFATHRLKDAILDYLRDKKIPLPGIEKKIPDITIALRSFLDKFSIELSLTGESLSRRGYRVEAGLAPVRETIAQAMLAVSEWKPGKVLVDPMCGSGTVLIEAALLEKLNGEINRYILEESSVFSKLFPDFVFSKAVNPPPKAFRYFGFDHDSEAIRIAKQNAYEAGVEDWIQFEEGDVLELKNSFGEEGHIVTNPPYGDRLGKPIDNLREMYFQMGKVFKNEFPGWKLTVLCGEFSLLGKLGLKEKSHFPLRHANLKAKIVDYEMRKSGLIPQNQ